GTCGGCCGCGGGATCCGGGGCCCGAAAAGTCACACGACCTCACCCGGCAGATCCGTGTGACCGTCGCTGGCCTCGGAAAGCAGCGTCCGCATCGAGAACCATAAATGGACACTAGGTGGTGCGgtggtaaaaataattttaaaaaataaataaaaaaacaatggcTTTGAACACGTCAAGTTTGCTTTAATCCAGAGATGAAGCCGTGTTGTTGcagtgcagggcagcaggtggcataattgTTACCAGAGACATCACCTTTGGACTCTTAgaaccccggttcgaatcccactcctgcggTACGACTCTTggacaaggtatttaccctgaatggatacagtaaaaatctcccagctgtgcaaatgggtaaataaactACGTAGCTAGAtgcgagtcgctttggaggacgAATAATGTTCGCGCAACAGTAAACGTGCAGCCGTGTAAAAGGACCATCTTACGACGTACCGGATGAAAATTTGCGTATTGCTGTTTATTCACGTGAcctgcagtgtgaggtttgttCACTAATCACttagttacagtgatttacccacatATGCAGCaggtatactgtatataataaaatCCTGggttttaccatatcagttcagtacagtactttgatcaagggcattaGATGGGAGTAGGATTCAAACAAATAACCTTGAGACCGCGAGGCAGCgctgtgtacagtatgtgtatattaCAATACGAACCTAAAAATCCatgtaatattaatatgaatataGTAATaactggggaggggggctgtcAGGTGCAGGGACTGGAGCCTCTTCAGCTGGGTTATGGATTTGTCTGTAaatgtgtggatgtgtgtgtgtggacacacacaACCTGCACAATGGGCTCATCTGACCACACGCTTGTCAGGAGGCGGAAAAAGAGACTCCAGCCTGGTCCTCAgagaccccccccaaccccccatcaCCCTCCATCACCCTCATCACCCCCCCAGGCCATTCACAAAACTCCCAACAGTAGCTGCACAACACGGCTTTCcagtcgctctctctctctgtcagcgGACACGCGAAACGTGGTGGAACGCGCGCGCGCCCACCCACCTGTACGCACGTGCCCAGGTGAACTGAACCCCTATTCGTGGAGCGCGCGGTAACACACTGTGACTTCAGAATTCAAGTCCACTTCCCCCCATGGATGGACACGCCTCTCTGTGGAGCCCGTGATCACAAGAATCGCGccattatttattgatataattattattattacgctGGTGCCGCTGTTAGTTGCACGTTTTAATTACGATGTGTGTGAACTGATGTCAGAGACAGAATCATAACTGTATGATGACTGCTGCTGGACTCAACAGAGGAGGTGCGAGTATTAGTTTCATTACCCGGCGGAGcgcctttttttaattatttcatttttttttttttttttttttttttttacaccgtTTACAGCGCGAACTCCTTGTGTTTTTTACCGTCCTCCTCCTTTCGCGCTTCTTTTCATGGCAATAAAGTGAACGGCAGCACGCGCCACCCGTTCACGCGCACAGGACGAGTTCGAGTCCTGGACCGAACGAATCATGATGAGCGCCGAGCCCGAAGCGTAAcacagccccagccccagcccctgACCCACGTTCGttccgcgcgcgcgcgtgcgcgtgtgtccgtccgctcgctcgctcgctcgctcacccGCAGCGCCGCAGTCGGCGCACGTGCCgttgcctgctctctggagcAGCTCCTGCAGGAGCGCGCGCAtcttctgctgcttctcctgcttctgctgctccgCGCCGCTCATGGTGCAGCTCCGCCGGAGCCGGGCGGACTACCGGGACCAGTCCCTCCGCCCGGGGACGAGAGAGAGGTGAGCGGCTCGGTCTGCGCGGGCGCCCGTCAGCGGCGCATCTGCGGCTACGAgcgcggaggaggaggaggaggaggaggaggaggagggtggccGGGGGGACGACGCACGAGAAGATGGCAGAGGTTCCACTTGGACAGGTGGACAGGAGCACAGGAGCGCagctcgcgctctctctctctctctctctctctctctcactcactcactcactcctcCCTCCAGCGGCCGTGGTGGAGCGCGCGCCACTACCCGCACTCCTCACCTCCCTCGTCACTCATCATGTCACATGTTGCCGGCGGCGCTGCAGTTCCGTGAAGCTCCTCTTCCAGCTGTGAGGCCAGAGAGCCACGCGCCACGGGCCGCTGAAACGACCCTGCGCTGCGTGACTCAGCGTGTGCGTCGCCGTTCCGGGCTCCTCCGGCGTCTCCGTCTCGCGTCTCCGTTTCTGCCCGCGCTTCCCCCCCGTGACGTGGCGTGACACCTGCACTGCGCTCGTCATGCCGCCGATGAGGAAAATAGTGGTGATGCATCGTTTAGAAACACGACCCGTCACACCCACTTTTCCTTACTGTACATGTTCGAGGATGATGCTGCAGTGGGGGcacaaacatatatatgtgtacgatgtgtaaataaaatgtagcgGCCCCCTGTGGCTTGTACGCTGTGTCATTAACTTGTCAGATTATCTGACAGATAAgacatttttgttctgtttctgtaAAACCACTGTgcgtgtttgcattttctcacagCCTCGGACATGGGAGTTAGATGAGGCACGCGATGCTGTTATTGTTTTGCACAACAGTCTGTACTCTCGCGCCAcaggttatttaaaaaaaaaaaaaaaaaaaaaagaaagaaaagaaaaaatacacctACAATACTACACGTTTTTTTTGCCAATATCACTTTAAGAAGTAATGGATTGCCGAGCAATGGATTGCTCTCTTCTCGGCCTTTGATTGCTTTTGTCCAACGTGCGTACGTTGTGACGTCGCTGACGCAACCTGACGCGTAAACGGGTATCGGAGCTGTGGTCGAACAGATGAGGTTTTATATCTTCGAAAATGTCGACTGCCATGAATTTTGGAACCAAGTCGTTCACGCCGCGACCTCCGGACAAGGGCGCGTTTCCTCTAGACCACTTCGGTGAGCGTGAAGGTGTCCTGCGCTTCGTACGTAGCCTTTAAAGCCACACAGTTAGCAGACGTCGTTATCTCACATAGAAAAATAACACTGAGACGCTCAGATCATTAATCCAGCCTGCCGTGTGATTCAATAATTCTTAAGTacacaatttaatttgtttctttccaccatgatGAACcagcaatgttcatcacacacgagtagctgcataaatattttatccGACTAACAATTCTTAttcacatgatgatgattccTAACAGCtattttttacataacatttgATTTGCGCGAGTAGTTCTTGCGTGAAGGTTACCGTGTTCagcaggtatgatctcaaagttatggtgcattGAGCATTTACACCAACatcatgaacttaagagatgggtgaataaatgtaatgtaaatgggtaaagtgagtccagaagaggtgagttttcagaccctttttaaatgtggacagaaattcagcagttctgagtgggaggggaaggtcactccaccacaacagagccagaaccgagaacctccgcatcttacctttcgtgcacgggaccgcCAAGCggaggggtctggctggggcgtagtggttgatcaagtccagTCAACTGGCTGGGAGCAGttgtattgatgcatttgtagataataaccagggtcttgaattttatcCAGGCAGCCATAGGAAGCCattgcagagaaacgagtagagagAATACaaggaaatgctttttttggCAAATCAACCAGAATTCGTGCAGCAGCGgagttctgtatcagctgcagaggtttgatggtagtagcaggaaggccacacaggagagagttgcagtatccagatgggaagtcaccatggcctggacaagtagttgggcagagtcagttatGAGGTAGgaacggatcctacgaatattatgcaggatgtatctgcaggagcgggttgtggcttcgatttgctgagaaaaagatagaCTGGGGTcagtcgtcactcccagactcttagccgggGAGGTAGGCAAAACGAGTGAGTTGTCTAGTTTGATCGATAAATCTTGACAGGAGGATAGGACAGCTGGAAGGTGTAGGATCCCTGTTTGGTTgaggttgagttgtaagtggCGATCAGACATccgtgcagagatgtccgacaggcaggcagcgatgtgcgcagaaatgtctgatgctccagatggaaaggagaggaagagctggatatcatcagCGCAAccgtggtagttgaatccatgggaggctatgacagggtcgagggaggaggtgtagagtGAGAAAAGTagagggcccagtactgagccctgtgggacaccagttgagagaggctgaggagatgaaCGGGAGCCCCGACAGACCACTTGGTAGTATAGCTAGGGTTTTGCGGTCATGTGTGACGTTCACTTCTTCAACCCACATGGGTCACTCATAGTGTTTTTATTCCGCACTGTAGGACTGACACAATACCTTCTCTCCGATGCTCTATGCGGTCTTAACAGTTTATCAAtaccaggtggcacagtggttaagagCATGGACTTTTCACCCGAATGTGCTGgattgggtctggggttcgagtcccgcttggggtgccttgcgacggactggcatcccgtcctgggtgtgtcccctccccctccggccttacgccctgtgttaccgggttggctccggttccccgcgaccccgtatgggacaagcggttctgaaaatgtgtgtgtgcgtgctggaTTGATGCAGGAGGTTTAAAGTTGCTAATGTAACAGGGTGTTGGTCACATTGGATGCAGGGGTCAGCTGTATCAGTAACAGCAGAAACTCACCTGTCCAGGTTAATCAGCACAGGACACACAAAGGGACTGTTAGCAGCACATCGGAGAAGTTTAACAGCAGGGCCCAGTCCATATGGACCGAAAATACACGTCATTGTGAGACTGCGGACAGCGGGGACACTTTTCCCATAGGAAATAATGGCAAGTGGGTTCAATGTGAACCGAGTGCTGCTGAACATACTTAAGTATTTAACAAAATACCAGTTATATAAGAAAAGGATGATTTTACAGTGGAGAATGAATTGGAAAAGCAGTTTCTTTTTACCTGTACTTCTACTACTTATTTATACCACATGGGAGGCTGCGTGTACTAGAAGCACCTTTTAGAGTCCCATTCATCAATTTTTGCTTGATCGGCTATATTTCACACATATCTCACCCTTCTAATCTAATTAGTGTATTTCAGAACTGGTTATTTCACcgctttaacttttttttttttttttataaagaaactAGGTATTTTGGTCATACAGAGGCAAATTTTCTTTTAggcatttattttttagtaCATCTAACAGTAATcaaatgtctgtgtttttggtttgtttattctgtgtttttgcacCTTTCAGGGGAATGTAAAGTGTTCAAGGAGATATTCATGAAGTgcttgaaagaaaacaaatacgaCAGTTCTGTGTGCCGGATGCAGTCCAAAGACTACCTGGAATGCCGAATGGAAAGGCAAGCATCCACTTAATGATAATTTATCTTCCAGTCTGCTTTGTTTGTTACTCATTATACTGTTAAAGGTAACATGCAATGTCCTCTAGAACAGCAGTGGTGTGTGTTCCTAGTTATTTctcatcgctttgaagaaaagcatctgctaagtgaataaatgtaaatatgtatgtcaATGTAACAGTGGAAGTGGATGTTTTATAGCACCATGAGTGAGTCTGAAAATCACTCCATTCCCACAGGAACCTGATGGCAAAAGAGCCACTGGAGAAACTGGGGTTTAAGGACTTGATGGAGAAACctaataataaagcaaacaagCAAAGGGAAACCAAATCGTCAACAGAGGAGCCCTAGCTGGGAAAGTGAACCCTGAACTCAGTAAAATGCTGTACTTTCCAGTAATCCCTGTGGTTACGCTGATGACGATTCATGAGAACAAAGACTGTTTTCGCCGTTATGTATATAATGCACATTCTGTTTTAATAAGACTGGAGCCCTGTATATAAACATACCTTCTGGGCACATCCATGGGATTCAAATTCAAAACAGCAGACAAACCATTGGTCTAAGTGGGAATATTAATAGTGGGGGAGTCAAATCACACACAGCAAGTGTAAAAACTGCAGTTAGGCCACAGATTTAACTGAATTCTTgccaaaaaaacccaaaacaaaaagcaaacttCAGTGAAGGTTAACAAAGgggaatattttatatatagacaAGGATTCCATATGTACAATAAGTTGTTAAAGGGGATCAAAAAGGATTTACTGAAGAATAAAGGGGACAAAAGCATCAAACCAACCTAAGCAGACCCAAGCGCTTTGTTACATCAGACACGGAAGGGGCCAATCTTCCTTAAAGGTGTCCGCAGGTGATTTcgtcacgtgtgtgtgtctgtggtcaGTCTGGATTAACGCTGTCTGTCCCGCTACTTCCTGCGGAGAGAGGTGTGGCTTGTtggttggggggtggggctaCAGCTGAGAGGGCACAGCAATAGCAGAGAGCCTGGTGGGCGGCAGCTCTACCGCGAGGAGTTGGAGCTGGAGCGTGAGCGGTGACGTCGGCGTCCGGGGGAGCGGGACCTGGTGCGACGGCGCACGGGGGAGCGTCGCCGTGGAGAACGGGACCTGTGGGGCAGGAGCACACGCAATTGGCCAAATTTATGACTTCGGGAACTCGGCGGTTTCGCGTTCAAAAAACAGGAGTGGAACTGTCGAGTTCCACACCAAAGAGTTTTTgtgagatttaaacccacatcAGCCTGGTTCAGGGCCATAAACCACACAGCCAGCAGAGAGAATGTGTCTGTGACCAACCTTCTCCTCATGCGTGGTGGGGTGCGTCGCCACATTGGGGGCGGCGGGGGCATTCTGCGCGGAGGGGTCATCCGCCGCGGAGGGGGCCGTACTCGGGGGGCCAGCACAGCAGTGGCTGTGATCTCCTGCCCATCGATCTGACCTGTAGATGCACACGTGTATAGGAGAGCTGGTAACACAAGTGGAACTACTCCTCACCCCTCATGGACGATGTGAACAATCAGCTCTTTAAGGTGACATGTGGATGAACCTTAATTCAACATTCCAAAAAGACGCGGTAAACTGCCTGGCCGCAAATTCACCTGACTCATATCTTAAGAATCAGAGCTTAAAATTAATTCTCTCAGCAGTTATTACGTAAAATCCAAAGTAACTCTTCACACTCCTATAGGCTACTGCTGTTATTCACATTCATAAAATTAGAAAACTATTCCACAATACTAGGATCCACTAGAGTGACCTGCAAGCTGCTTACCTGCCTCGTACTCTGTTCATAGTCATCTggaacaacaataaaaaaaaaaactgctaaatattCAGAGACAATGAAGCACATCCTGTCACCTACCTCCATCCATGTGTCTGAGGGCTTTCTCCGCCTCATCAGCTGTCTCAAATTCCACGTAGGCGTAGCCCTTGGAGAGGTGTGGATGAAGCCTGTCCATGGGCATGTCGATCATCTTAATCTTCCCGTAAGTGGAGAAGATCTCATGGATGTGTTCCTACAACATCAGAGAGTTCGCATGTAATAGGTGGAGAATGTTATCTCAGAGAGGTAACAGCCCTGTACACTGGCATCACTGTGTCAGTGACCAGCATGGTAAACCCGGTACAGCTGCAGCCGATACCATCCCCGTTCTTTAAAAAGGCTACGAAAGGAAGCAACAGAACAGCGTTTGATGCATGAAGCTCAACTAGAGGACCAGGTATCAACCCAGCACCCTCAGCACCACAGATTACACGCTGTGTGAAGTCCCACCCCCCTTGAAAGGGCAATGGCTGCTCCCAGTCACAGCACCTGGAGCTGTGCGTCAGACTTCTAAAGTGTTCTGCAGAGACCAGACCACCATGTCCTCACCTTGATGACATTCCTGGTGAGGCGGCCCAGGTGGACTTTCGTGGGCCTGGGACTTGGGCTGCGCCTCCTCCGCTCCTTTTCATCCTTCTTCACGGATTTGGACCTTAGCCATAGACAGAACCAGCATAGTGTCATCACAGAgcactttgcttttctccaaagtgacttacaatgttaagctacttacaattatttacccatttatacagcttcataattttactggagcaatttttagggtaagtaccttgttcaagggtactacagcttgaggtgggaatcaaatctgcaacctttgggtccaaaggcagcagctctaaccattatactaCCGGCCGTCCCAAATGTAACTGGACGCTGTCAAAACACTAGGAAGTTCAGTATCCAACAGTGAAGGGCCCACATTCCAACAGCAAACTGCAACTTTATCAGCAACCAATCTGAGACACCCCATCATATCCACCAGCTCTTCTTACTTGGAACGGGACCGGCGGCGATTGTCATGGCGATGGCGACTGGGGCTGGGGGATCCTGAGGAGCTGGACGAGCTGGAAGAACGCGAGCTGGAGGACCCAGAACGGCTGGAAGCAGAGGAGG
This genomic window from Scleropages formosus chromosome 1, fSclFor1.1, whole genome shotgun sequence contains:
- the cox19 gene encoding cytochrome c oxidase assembly protein COX19 — encoded protein: MSTAMNFGTKSFTPRPPDKGAFPLDHFGECKVFKEIFMKCLKENKYDSSVCRMQSKDYLECRMERNLMAKEPLEKLGFKDLMEKPNNKANKQRETKSSTEEP
- the LOC108930251 gene encoding RNA-binding protein with serine-rich domain 1-like isoform X1 — translated: MAPSPTKRKDRSEDKAKERGKDKTGAKEGADKERGREKGRKHRSASTGSSRSRSSSSSSSSSGSSSGSSSGSSSSSASSRSGSSSSRSSSSSSSSGSPSPSRHRHDNRRRSRSKSKSVKKDEKERRRRSPSPRPTKVHLGRLTRNVIKEHIHEIFSTYGKIKMIDMPMDRLHPHLSKGYAYVEFETADEAEKALRHMDGGQIDGQEITATAVLAPRVRPPPRRMTPPRRMPPPPPMWRRTPPRMRRRSRSPRRRSPVRRRTRSRSPGRRRHRSRSSSNSSRK
- the LOC108930251 gene encoding RNA-binding protein with serine-rich domain 1-like isoform X2 translates to MAPSPTKRKDRSEDKAKERGKDKTGAKEGADKERGREKGRKHRSASTGSSRSRSSSSSSSSSGSSSGSSSGSSSSSASSRSGSSSSRSSSSSSSSGSPSPSRHRHDNRRRSRSKSKSVKKDEKERRRRSPSPRPTKVHLGRLTRNVIKEHIHEIFSTYGKIKMIDMPMDRLHPHLSKGYAYVEFETADEAEKALRHMDGGQIDGQEITATAVLAPRVRPPPRRMTPPRRMPPPPPMWRRTPPRMRRRSRSPRRRSPVRRRTRSRSPGRRRHRSRSSSNSSR